One Thiocapsa sp. genomic window carries:
- a CDS encoding FtsX-like permease family protein, with protein MGLLGSGTGAALRHVFLASLQRRRLATALSLLAIALGVALGLAVQLIHAAALDELGRGMRLLSGEADLQVVGPRSGFDDAVYARIALHPAVAAASPLLEIQARLPGRDETLRVFGIDLFRVAQVTPSLLPIVETAAADDDAPDSSDTDQPDRLAALKPDAVFLSPAAGTRLGLDARDEVAVQVGLGEARLRIAGSVPGAGVGQVLAVMDIAGAQQTFDRIGRLTRIDLRLAPGIERGPAQEQLRTLLPPGVTLLTPEETASEVTGVSRAYRVNLTMLAAIALLTGGFLVFSTQWLAVVRRRREFAFLRALGLDRRSLLRGLLAEGALLGLVGGLIGVILAYLLTALAFSLIGGDLGAGFFRGVAPQLRVEPVLTLAYLALGVLAGVAGAWLPAREAARMVPARGLRAGDEAEVYQARPRWGAALIAMSLAALLCLLPPVGGVPVFGYLAVALILVGAVLAIPGATVGAMRLLPAQGSLVTRLARARLAAAPGQAVVAGVGVVASVALAVSMAIMVDSFRDSLDDWLTRMLPADLYLRASDSGASGYLDPDAVARVAALPGVAAVRPVRFESLRIGEVREAIALIARPVQDTSGLPLVAGTLDPPAGPGMDPPTWISEAMADRLSLGVGDPLALPLGEQLQTFRIVGIWRDYARQQGAAVIELETFRALTGDRRTNDLGLTLAPGTDPVGVMTAIRATLGDRVSEMILPGELRNMILQVFDRTFLATYLMLAVAVTIGLFGIGTTFAALATSRQKEFGILRHLGLPRRRIGTLLALEAALTAAVGVGVGLVAGGAIALVLIKVINPQSFHWSMDMQLPFGLLLTFGSAMILLAALAARLAGRQAMRQDAVLAVREDW; from the coding sequence ATGGGCCTCCTCGGATCCGGGACCGGTGCTGCCCTGCGGCATGTCTTTCTTGCCAGTCTTCAGCGGCGACGCCTCGCCACCGCATTATCGCTGCTCGCGATCGCGCTCGGCGTGGCGCTCGGGCTGGCGGTGCAGCTCATCCATGCCGCCGCGCTCGACGAGCTCGGTCGCGGGATGCGCCTGCTGAGCGGCGAGGCCGATCTTCAGGTGGTCGGTCCGCGCAGCGGCTTCGACGACGCGGTCTATGCGCGGATCGCCCTGCATCCGGCGGTGGCCGCGGCAAGCCCCCTCCTGGAGATTCAAGCCCGGCTGCCGGGTCGCGACGAGACGCTGAGGGTGTTCGGGATCGATCTCTTCCGCGTTGCGCAGGTCACCCCCTCGTTGCTGCCCATCGTCGAAACGGCAGCGGCGGATGACGATGCCCCCGACAGCTCTGACACGGATCAACCCGATCGACTGGCTGCACTCAAGCCCGACGCCGTCTTTTTGAGCCCTGCCGCGGGCACGCGACTCGGGCTCGATGCCCGGGATGAGGTCGCGGTCCAGGTCGGACTCGGCGAGGCGCGCCTGAGGATCGCGGGATCGGTTCCCGGCGCCGGCGTTGGACAGGTGCTGGCCGTGATGGACATCGCCGGTGCCCAGCAGACCTTCGATCGCATCGGTCGCCTCACCCGGATCGATCTGCGTCTTGCCCCGGGGATCGAGCGCGGGCCGGCGCAGGAGCAGTTGCGCACACTGCTGCCGCCGGGCGTCACACTCCTGACCCCGGAGGAGACCGCGTCCGAGGTCACCGGCGTGTCGCGTGCCTATCGGGTCAATCTGACCATGCTGGCGGCCATCGCACTCTTGACCGGCGGCTTCCTGGTCTTCTCCACACAATGGCTCGCCGTCGTGCGACGGCGCCGCGAATTCGCCTTCCTGCGCGCGCTCGGGCTCGACCGCCGCAGCCTCCTGCGCGGGTTGCTGGCGGAGGGCGCCTTGCTGGGGCTGGTCGGCGGCCTGATCGGCGTAATCCTGGCCTATCTGCTGACCGCGCTGGCCTTCAGTCTGATCGGTGGGGATCTCGGCGCGGGTTTCTTCCGAGGCGTCGCCCCGCAGCTGCGCGTCGAGCCGGTGCTGACCCTGGCTTATCTCGCGCTCGGTGTGCTCGCGGGCGTGGCCGGCGCCTGGCTACCGGCACGCGAAGCCGCGCGGATGGTGCCCGCCCGCGGCCTGCGGGCGGGCGACGAGGCCGAGGTCTATCAGGCGCGCCCGCGCTGGGGTGCTGCCCTGATCGCGATGTCCCTCGCCGCACTCCTCTGTCTGCTGCCGCCGGTCGGGGGTGTTCCGGTGTTCGGTTATCTGGCCGTCGCACTCATCTTGGTCGGCGCCGTTCTCGCGATTCCGGGGGCCACGGTCGGGGCGATGCGGCTCTTGCCGGCGCAGGGCTCGCTCGTGACCCGGTTGGCTCGGGCGCGCCTCGCCGCGGCCCCGGGGCAGGCGGTCGTGGCCGGTGTCGGGGTTGTCGCGAGCGTCGCCCTGGCGGTCTCCATGGCCATCATGGTCGACTCATTCCGCGACTCGCTCGACGACTGGCTGACCCGGATGCTCCCCGCCGATCTCTATCTGCGCGCATCCGACTCGGGCGCGAGCGGCTATCTGGATCCGGACGCCGTGGCGCGCGTGGCCGCACTGCCGGGCGTGGCGGCGGTGCGCCCGGTGCGCTTCGAGAGCCTGCGCATCGGCGAGGTGCGCGAGGCGATCGCGCTTATCGCCCGACCGGTGCAGGACACCTCGGGCCTTCCGCTCGTCGCCGGCACGCTCGATCCGCCCGCCGGGCCGGGCATGGATCCGCCGACCTGGATCTCGGAGGCCATGGCCGATCGGCTGAGCCTCGGGGTCGGGGATCCGCTCGCCCTGCCCCTCGGCGAGCAGCTGCAGACCTTTCGCATCGTCGGCATCTGGCGGGACTATGCACGCCAACAGGGGGCGGCGGTGATCGAGCTGGAAACCTTCCGCGCCTTGACCGGCGATCGGCGCACCAACGATCTGGGCCTGACCCTGGCCCCCGGGACGGATCCCGTCGGGGTGATGACCGCCATCCGCGCAACACTCGGCGATCGGGTCAGCGAGATGATCCTGCCCGGCGAGCTGCGCAACATGATCCTCCAGGTCTTCGATCGCACCTTCCTGGCAACCTATCTGATGCTGGCTGTCGCGGTCACGATCGGCCTCTTCGGCATCGGGACCACCTTCGCCGCGCTCGCGACGAGTCGTCAAAAAGAATTCGGGATCCTGCGTCATCTGGGTCTGCCGCGACGTCGCATCGGGACCCTGCTGGCCTTGGAGGCGGCACTGACCGCCGCGGTCGGCGTCGGCGTCGGCCTGGTCGCCGGCGGGGCGATCGCGCTGGTACTGATCAAGGTCATCAATCCGCAGAGCTTTCATTGGAGCATGGACATGCAGCTTCCGTTCGGCCTGCTGCTGACCTTCGGCTCCGCGATGATCCTACTCGCCGCACTCGCCGCCCGACTCGCCGGTCGTCAGGCAATGCGGCAGGACGCGGTGCTCGCGGTACGGGAGGATTGGTGA
- a CDS encoding lipocalin-like domain-containing protein — translation MRAWYALILLLCWPISGVWASDFAPVVEGRPLTFHADTGAHPDFRTEWWYITGWLTDEAGTERGFQVTFFRVGTGIGADNPSRFAPRQLILAHAAIADPAAGALIHAERIERALDPLAGAAVGRTRAWIGDWELTLDEGGTQYRTRITSDAFDLDLALVPPGPPVLNGRAGFSQKTPDPSNASYYYSRPQLAVDGRIRIDGADLKVSGHAWLDHEWSSEIMPAQARGWDWIGINLHDGGSLMAFRMRRDDNSSLWAAATLQEGTRPARILAPEQVRFLPRRRWQSPRTGAEYPVEWTLELDGRTLRLEPLMDDQELDGRRSTGIVYWEGAVRVYEGEREIGRGYLEMTGYAQRPDNL, via the coding sequence ATGCGCGCGTGGTATGCACTGATCCTCCTGCTCTGCTGGCCGATCTCGGGCGTCTGGGCGAGCGACTTCGCCCCGGTGGTCGAAGGGCGCCCCTTGACCTTTCACGCGGACACGGGCGCACACCCGGATTTCCGCACCGAATGGTGGTACATCACCGGCTGGCTGACCGACGAGGCCGGCACCGAGCGCGGGTTCCAGGTCACCTTCTTCCGGGTCGGGACCGGCATCGGCGCGGACAACCCGAGCCGCTTCGCACCGCGCCAGCTCATCCTGGCCCATGCGGCGATCGCCGACCCGGCCGCCGGAGCCCTGATCCATGCCGAGCGCATCGAGCGTGCGCTCGATCCACTGGCCGGTGCCGCCGTCGGGCGGACCCGCGCCTGGATCGGCGATTGGGAGCTGACGCTGGATGAGGGGGGCACGCAGTACCGGACCAGAATCACCTCCGACGCATTCGACCTGGACCTCGCGCTGGTCCCGCCCGGCCCGCCCGTCCTCAACGGCCGCGCAGGCTTCAGCCAGAAGACACCGGATCCGAGCAACGCGAGCTACTACTACAGCCGCCCGCAGCTCGCCGTCGACGGGCGTATCCGCATCGACGGGGCGGACCTGAAGGTCAGCGGGCACGCCTGGCTCGACCACGAATGGTCCAGCGAGATCATGCCCGCCCAGGCCCGAGGCTGGGACTGGATCGGCATCAACCTGCACGACGGCGGCTCGCTGATGGCGTTTCGGATGCGTCGGGACGACAACTCGTCGCTCTGGGCAGCCGCGACGCTGCAGGAGGGCACCCGGCCCGCGCGAATCCTGGCGCCGGAGCAGGTGCGCTTTCTCCCTCGTCGCCGCTGGCAGTCGCCCCGCACGGGCGCCGAATACCCGGTCGAGTGGACCCTGGAGCTCGACGGCCGGACGCTGCGCCTGGAACCTTTGATGGACGACCAAGAGCTCGACGGTCGACGCTCGACCGGAATCGTCTATTGGGAAGGTGCAGTCAGGGTGTATGAGGGGGAGCGGGAGATCGGACGGGGGTATTTGGAGATGACGGGGTATGCCCAACGGCCGGACAACCTCTGA
- the xseA gene encoding exodeoxyribonuclease VII large subunit has translation MPLERPVRALDDHRDIYSVARLASEVRAVLDGSFPVLWVQGELSNLAQPASGHIYFTLKDSAAQVRCAMFRPKRMLLNFRPTNGQEVLVRGRATLFEPRGDFQLVIDYMEPGGEGALRLEFERLKRKLAAEGLFEEAAKRPIPAFPRQVGLITSPTGAAVRDLLAVLKRRFAALPVVIYPAQVQGETAPASLLAALAAANARAECDVLILARGGGSLEDLNAFNDETLARAIRASAIPVVTGVGHESDISIADLVADRRAATPSAAAELVAPSGEHLRHRLVALMRRLDAAHARHRVAARQRLNAFARHLALLHPAARLQQRAQRLDQLEQRLVSLLSNRLVRAQSRLRPAAARLMFVSPGRRLEGLGNAVAALAERLARARAWLAETRRERLMRAVAGLEARSPLATLARGYAIVTRLPDGEIVRAPEQAPPGTRIEARLAKGRLSAIVEPEKSVFPLPK, from the coding sequence ATGCCGCTCGAACGACCTGTCCGTGCCCTCGACGATCACCGCGATATCTACAGCGTGGCCCGTTTGGCGAGCGAGGTGCGGGCCGTGCTCGACGGGAGCTTCCCCGTGCTTTGGGTCCAAGGCGAGCTGTCGAATCTGGCGCAGCCGGCCTCCGGTCACATCTATTTCACACTCAAGGATTCGGCGGCGCAGGTCCGATGTGCCATGTTTCGGCCCAAGCGGATGCTCCTGAACTTCCGCCCGACGAACGGTCAAGAGGTGTTGGTTCGCGGCCGGGCGACGCTCTTCGAGCCCCGCGGCGATTTTCAGTTGGTGATCGACTACATGGAGCCGGGTGGCGAGGGTGCGCTCCGGCTCGAATTCGAGCGCTTGAAGCGCAAGCTGGCCGCGGAGGGTTTATTCGAGGAGGCCGCCAAGCGGCCGATTCCGGCATTTCCAAGACAGGTCGGTCTGATTACCTCGCCCACCGGGGCGGCGGTGCGCGACCTGCTCGCCGTCTTGAAGCGCCGGTTCGCGGCCTTGCCCGTGGTCATCTATCCCGCACAGGTGCAGGGCGAGACCGCACCGGCGTCGCTCCTCGCCGCGTTGGCGGCGGCCAACGCCCGCGCCGAGTGCGACGTGCTCATCCTGGCCCGCGGCGGCGGCTCGCTCGAAGACCTCAATGCCTTCAACGACGAGACCCTGGCGCGCGCGATCCGCGCCTCCGCCATCCCGGTCGTCACCGGGGTCGGGCACGAGAGCGACATCAGCATCGCCGATCTGGTCGCCGATCGTCGCGCGGCGACCCCTTCGGCCGCGGCCGAGCTGGTGGCGCCCTCGGGCGAGCATCTGCGTCACCGCTTGGTCGCCTTGATGCGGCGTCTGGACGCGGCCCATGCGCGTCACCGGGTCGCTGCCCGCCAACGGCTCAACGCCTTCGCGCGTCACCTGGCTTTGCTCCACCCGGCCGCGCGTCTGCAACAGCGCGCCCAGCGTTTGGATCAGCTCGAGCAGCGCTTGGTCTCGCTCCTATCGAATCGCCTGGTGCGGGCACAGTCTCGCTTGCGCCCGGCGGCGGCGCGCCTGATGTTCGTCTCGCCGGGGCGACGTCTGGAGGGGCTCGGCAACGCCGTCGCTGCGCTCGCCGAGCGTCTCGCCCGCGCCCGGGCGTGGCTCGCCGAGACCCGGCGCGAGCGGTTGATGCGCGCCGTCGCCGGCTTGGAGGCCCGCAGCCCCCTGGCGACACTCGCCCGCGGCTACGCCATCGTCACCCGCCTGCCGGACGGCGAGATCGTGCGAGCACCCGAGCAGGCCCCGCCCGGCACGCGCATCGAGGCACGCCTCGCGAAGGGCCGCCTCAGTGCAATCGTCGAGCCCGAAAAATCCGTTTTTCCCCTCCCGAAATAA
- the guaB gene encoding IMP dehydrogenase, with amino-acid sequence MRLIQEALTFDDVLLVPAHSRVLPNEVDFQTKLTRGISLKIPLVSAAMDTVTEARLAIAMALEGGIGIIHKNMNAERQAREVMAVKRYESGIIRNPITVGPGTSIGEVLKLTHAHNISGVPVTENGLLVGIVTGRDLRFETRMAEPVSTIMTPQERLVTVREGASREDVQRLLHEHRIEKVLVINDRFELRGLITVKDIQKAKDFPKASRDAQERLRCGAAVSVGKGTDERVAALVEAGVDVIVVDTAHGHSQGVLDRVEWVKVRYPEVQVIGGNIATADAARALVDAGADAVKVGIGPGSICTTRIVAGVGVPQITAVANVNEALEGTGVPLIADGGLRFSGDVAKVIAAGANSVMIGGLFAGTDEAPGEVEIYQGRSYKSYRGMGSLGAMGSNEGSSDRYFQEDTEKEKLVPEGIEGRVPYKGSVLNVIHQLVGGLGSSMGYTGCATIEEMRTKPQFVRVSAAGMRESHVHDVQITKEAPNYRIDN; translated from the coding sequence ATGCGCCTGATCCAGGAAGCACTCACCTTCGACGACGTCCTCCTTGTTCCGGCGCACTCGCGGGTGCTCCCGAACGAGGTCGATTTCCAGACCAAGCTGACCCGCGGCATCTCGCTCAAAATTCCACTTGTCTCGGCCGCGATGGATACCGTCACGGAGGCGCGCCTGGCGATCGCAATGGCGTTGGAAGGCGGCATCGGGATCATCCACAAAAACATGAACGCCGAGCGCCAGGCCCGCGAGGTCATGGCGGTCAAACGTTACGAGAGCGGGATCATCCGCAACCCCATCACGGTCGGCCCCGGGACCAGCATCGGCGAGGTCCTGAAGTTGACCCACGCGCACAACATCTCGGGCGTGCCGGTGACGGAGAACGGCCTGCTGGTCGGCATCGTTACGGGGCGGGATCTGCGTTTCGAGACCCGCATGGCCGAGCCGGTCTCGACCATCATGACCCCGCAGGAACGCCTGGTGACGGTGCGCGAGGGTGCAAGTCGCGAGGACGTCCAGCGCCTTCTGCACGAGCACCGCATCGAGAAGGTCCTGGTCATCAACGACCGGTTCGAGCTGCGCGGTCTCATCACGGTCAAGGACATCCAGAAGGCGAAGGACTTCCCGAAGGCCTCGCGCGACGCCCAAGAGCGGCTGCGCTGCGGTGCGGCCGTGAGCGTCGGCAAGGGAACGGACGAGCGCGTCGCCGCCCTGGTCGAGGCCGGGGTCGACGTGATCGTGGTCGATACCGCGCACGGACACTCGCAAGGTGTGCTGGATCGGGTCGAGTGGGTCAAGGTCCGCTATCCCGAGGTCCAAGTCATCGGCGGCAATATCGCCACGGCGGATGCCGCCCGTGCGCTGGTCGACGCCGGCGCCGATGCGGTGAAGGTCGGGATCGGCCCGGGCTCCATCTGCACCACCCGCATCGTCGCCGGTGTCGGCGTCCCCCAGATCACCGCGGTCGCCAACGTCAACGAGGCGCTGGAAGGCACGGGCGTCCCCCTAATCGCCGACGGCGGTTTGCGGTTCTCCGGAGACGTCGCCAAGGTCATCGCCGCCGGGGCCAACAGCGTCATGATCGGCGGTCTCTTCGCCGGCACGGACGAGGCACCGGGCGAGGTCGAGATCTACCAGGGGCGTTCCTACAAGTCCTATCGCGGAATGGGCTCGCTCGGCGCCATGGGCTCGAACGAGGGGTCGAGCGACCGCTACTTCCAAGAAGATACCGAGAAGGAGAAGCTGGTCCCGGAGGGCATCGAGGGTCGCGTGCCTTACAAGGGCAGCGTGCTGAATGTCATTCATCAACTTGTCGGCGGCTTGGGGTCGAGCATGGGCTACACCGGCTGCGCCACGATCGAGGAGATGCGCACCAAGCCGCAGTTCGTGCGCGTGAGCGCGGCGGGGATGCGCGAGTCGCATGTGCATGATGTGCAGATTACGAAGGAAGCGCCAAACTACCGGATCGACAATTGA
- the guaA gene encoding glutamine-hydrolyzing GMP synthase, with protein sequence MTNIHADRILILDFGSQYTQLIARRVREAGVYCELHPHDMGAAAIREFAPSGVILSGGHQSVHEDETPRADPLVFDLGIPVLGICYGMQTMAAQLGGSVAPAVHREYGYAQVRARGHSRLLRDIEDHTSPEGYGLLDVWMSHGDRVETLPPGFQVIAETANAPLAGIADEERRFYGVQFHPEVTHTRQGQRIIERFIHEICGCGRLWTPGNIIEDSIVKVRAQVGNDAVLLGLSGGVDSSVVAALLHRAIGSQLTCVFVDNGLLRLGEGDQVMSTFARHMGVQVVRVDAEDRFLGRLKGVTDPEQKRKIIGNTFIEVFDDEASKLANVQWLAQGTIYPDVIESAGAKSGKATVIKSHHNVGGLPEEMNLKLVEPLRELFKDEVRKIGIELGLPSEMVYRHPFPGPGLAVRILGEVHKDDAVTLRKADHIFIEELRCADLYDQVSQAFAVFLPVRSVGVVGDKRQYAHVIALRAVETLDFMTARWAHLPYDFLDLVCRRIVNEVPGVSRVVYDITGKPPGTIEWE encoded by the coding sequence ATGACCAATATTCACGCCGACCGCATTCTGATCCTCGACTTCGGGTCGCAGTACACACAACTGATCGCGCGGCGGGTGCGCGAGGCGGGGGTTTACTGCGAGCTGCACCCGCATGACATGGGGGCGGCGGCGATCCGGGAGTTTGCACCGAGCGGGGTCATCCTGTCCGGCGGTCATCAGTCCGTCCATGAGGACGAGACACCCCGCGCCGATCCGCTGGTGTTCGATCTGGGCATCCCCGTGCTGGGCATCTGTTACGGCATGCAGACCATGGCCGCGCAGCTCGGCGGCAGTGTCGCGCCGGCGGTCCATCGCGAGTACGGCTACGCGCAGGTGCGCGCACGCGGCCACTCGCGTCTGCTGCGCGATATCGAGGATCACACCAGTCCCGAGGGCTACGGCCTGCTGGACGTCTGGATGAGCCACGGCGACCGGGTCGAGACCCTCCCGCCGGGCTTTCAGGTCATCGCCGAGACCGCCAATGCACCGCTGGCCGGCATCGCCGACGAGGAGCGCCGCTTCTACGGCGTGCAGTTCCATCCGGAGGTGACCCACACCCGCCAGGGCCAGCGGATCATCGAGCGCTTCATTCACGAGATCTGCGGCTGCGGCCGTCTCTGGACCCCCGGCAACATCATCGAGGACAGCATCGTCAAGGTGCGCGCTCAGGTCGGCAACGACGCCGTGCTGCTCGGTCTCTCGGGTGGTGTGGATTCCAGCGTCGTCGCCGCCCTGCTGCACCGTGCCATCGGCAGCCAACTAACGTGCGTCTTCGTCGACAACGGCCTGCTGCGTCTCGGCGAGGGCGATCAGGTCATGAGCACCTTCGCGCGCCACATGGGCGTGCAGGTGGTCCGGGTCGATGCCGAAGACCGTTTCCTCGGCCGGCTCAAAGGCGTGACCGACCCGGAGCAGAAGCGCAAGATCATCGGCAACACCTTCATCGAGGTCTTCGACGACGAGGCGAGCAAGCTCGCCAATGTGCAATGGCTTGCCCAGGGCACCATCTATCCGGATGTGATCGAATCCGCCGGCGCCAAGAGCGGCAAGGCCACCGTCATCAAGTCGCACCACAACGTGGGCGGACTGCCGGAGGAGATGAACCTCAAGCTGGTCGAGCCCCTGCGCGAGCTCTTCAAAGACGAGGTCCGCAAGATCGGCATCGAGCTCGGCCTGCCCTCCGAGATGGTCTATCGCCACCCCTTCCCGGGCCCCGGCCTCGCCGTGCGCATCCTGGGCGAGGTCCACAAGGACGACGCCGTCACCCTGCGTAAGGCCGACCACATCTTCATCGAAGAGCTGCGGTGCGCCGATCTCTACGATCAGGTCTCCCAGGCCTTCGCGGTCTTCCTGCCGGTACGCTCCGTCGGTGTCGTCGGCGACAAGCGCCAGTACGCGCATGTCATCGCGCTGCGTGCGGTGGAAACACTCGATTTCATGACCGCCCGCTGGGCCCACCTCCCCTACGACTTCCTGGATCTGGTGTGCCGGCGCATCGTCAACGAGGTCCCCGGCGTGTCGCGCGTCGTCTACGACATCACCGGCAAACCGCCGGGCACGATCGAGTGGGAGTGA
- a CDS encoding AAA family ATPase: protein MLTSIQLIDFKSFRDQTIPLAPLTLLVGANASGKSNLFDAIRFLQGVGLGHPFTEILLPRWEAGREAWPGIRGGIHEVAFCHGDSFGLSTDWSLRSHDDLLRKAEAQRVFGVMDYPEVRLAHRIECQTENQVFLIDERLTDIDEGNQLFATGGSSPSQQARGTDFVPISADLMPENPGKLPTAVYDSARSVLGQIVTLRLGGIHERVARDCARVSMSMRSSLFLDISPARMRAYQAIQTRDLGEQGENISPVLRRYCQDSDKKADLIDWLSELCGPVITDIRFDENTQQEVMLQVVETNGMPISARSLSDGTLRFLGVLAALITAPEGSMVLIEEIENGLHPTRIHLLVELLEHVTRDRGIQVLATTHSPWLLQHLCDESLGNAIVFGRVPEEEGTIARRLKDLKDFEAVADRAAVDRLFSTGWLERGL from the coding sequence ATGCTGACATCCATCCAGCTAATCGATTTCAAGAGCTTTCGCGATCAAACGATCCCGCTTGCGCCGCTGACCCTGTTGGTTGGCGCAAACGCCTCGGGTAAGAGCAATCTCTTCGATGCGATTCGATTTCTTCAGGGCGTCGGACTCGGTCACCCCTTCACCGAAATACTCCTTCCTCGCTGGGAGGCCGGACGGGAAGCCTGGCCGGGGATACGGGGCGGGATTCATGAGGTCGCATTCTGTCACGGCGACAGCTTCGGCCTTTCGACGGATTGGAGCCTTCGCAGTCATGACGATCTGCTGCGGAAGGCAGAGGCCCAGAGGGTTTTCGGGGTCATGGACTATCCCGAGGTGCGGCTCGCGCATCGAATCGAGTGCCAAACCGAGAACCAGGTCTTTCTGATCGACGAACGTCTGACAGACATTGACGAGGGTAATCAGCTCTTTGCGACGGGCGGGTCCAGTCCATCGCAACAGGCCCGCGGCACAGACTTTGTCCCGATCTCGGCCGACCTCATGCCGGAGAACCCTGGCAAACTCCCTACGGCAGTTTATGACTCCGCGCGAAGTGTCCTCGGTCAGATCGTCACGTTAAGACTCGGCGGCATACACGAAAGAGTTGCCAGAGACTGCGCCAGAGTGTCAATGAGCATGCGGAGCTCGCTCTTCCTCGATATCAGTCCCGCGCGCATGCGCGCTTATCAAGCCATCCAGACCCGGGACCTGGGCGAACAAGGAGAAAATATCTCCCCGGTACTTCGCCGATACTGCCAAGACAGCGACAAAAAAGCCGACCTCATCGATTGGCTTTCCGAGCTTTGCGGACCGGTGATCACCGATATCCGTTTCGACGAAAACACGCAGCAGGAGGTTATGCTCCAGGTCGTCGAGACGAACGGAATGCCGATCAGTGCTCGCAGCCTATCCGACGGGACACTCCGCTTCCTCGGCGTTCTCGCCGCCCTGATCACGGCTCCCGAGGGCTCGATGGTGCTGATCGAGGAGATCGAAAACGGACTGCACCCGACACGCATTCACCTTCTAGTCGAGCTCTTAGAGCATGTCACGAGAGATCGCGGTATTCAGGTGCTGGCAACGACCCACTCCCCGTGGCTACTCCAGCACCTCTGCGACGAGAGCCTCGGCAATGCGATTGTCTTCGGCCGCGTTCCCGAAGAGGAAGGCACGATTGCGCGTCGCCTCAAAGATCTGAAGGATTTCGAAGCGGTTGCCGACCGAGCCGCCGTCGATCGCCTGTTCTCGACAGGCTGGCTGGAGCGAGGCTTGTGA
- the tadA gene encoding tRNA adenosine(34) deaminase TadA, whose amino-acid sequence MDPSKETDDHWMRLALTLADRAAAEDEVPVGAVLVLNDEVIGEGWNRPIGAHDATAHAEIQALRDAGQRLGNYRLPGTTLYVTLEPCVMCAGAIIHARVGEVVFGASDPKAGACGSLFDLLPSDGRFNHRTGCRGGILAEACGETLRGFFQARRRRQTIPTIDK is encoded by the coding sequence ATGGATCCTTCGAAAGAGACCGACGACCACTGGATGCGATTGGCCCTGACCCTCGCCGACCGCGCCGCGGCCGAGGACGAGGTCCCGGTCGGCGCGGTCCTGGTCCTGAACGACGAGGTCATCGGCGAGGGCTGGAACCGTCCGATCGGTGCCCACGACGCGACCGCCCATGCCGAGATCCAGGCGCTGCGCGATGCCGGGCAACGTCTCGGCAACTACCGCCTCCCGGGCACAACCCTCTACGTCACCCTGGAGCCCTGCGTCATGTGCGCAGGCGCCATCATCCATGCGCGTGTCGGCGAGGTGGTCTTCGGCGCATCGGACCCGAAGGCGGGCGCCTGCGGGAGCCTCTTCGACCTCCTGCCGTCGGACGGGCGTTTCAATCACCGCACCGGATGTCGCGGAGGCATCCTCGCCGAGGCGTGCGGCGAAACACTGCGTGGCTTCTTCCAAGCCAGGCGCCGACGACAGACGATCCCGACGATAGACAAGTAA
- a CDS encoding phBC6A51 family helix-turn-helix protein, with product MAEAVDIENGLTEVQIEAARLLACGCKATDVASECGVDESTISRWRRKPAFAALVQRITSDAHLEVVGRMGELLHLALDVIEESLRYPDPSIRLRGAVALLNVSGLGRTMKVSAPIAPGDIEAAG from the coding sequence ATGGCCGAAGCGGTCGACATCGAAAATGGATTGACCGAGGTACAGATCGAGGCGGCTCGACTCCTCGCGTGCGGCTGCAAGGCCACCGACGTGGCATCGGAGTGCGGTGTCGACGAATCGACCATCAGCAGATGGAGGAGAAAGCCGGCGTTCGCGGCGCTGGTGCAGCGGATCACCTCCGACGCACACCTCGAGGTTGTCGGTCGCATGGGCGAACTACTGCACCTTGCGCTCGACGTGATCGAGGAGAGTCTCCGGTACCCTGATCCGTCGATTCGGCTCCGAGGTGCGGTCGCGCTCCTCAATGTCTCAGGTCTCGGTCGCACGATGAAGGTGTCGGCTCCGATCGCTCCCGGCGACATTGAGGCCGCGGGCTAG
- a CDS encoding helix-turn-helix domain-containing protein, translating to MGGKKKTALDGESRRGSRKGIGRTHYPAESARSQCARLLRHLREHGRIDTREARSRLDIMSPAARVYDLRYKVGVDILSVINPDSRVATYILKPGGADR from the coding sequence ATGGGCGGAAAGAAGAAAACCGCGCTCGACGGCGAATCGAGGCGCGGCTCAAGAAAAGGTATCGGGCGCACTCATTATCCGGCTGAATCGGCGCGGTCGCAATGCGCTCGACTGCTCCGTCATCTGCGAGAGCATGGCCGAATAGACACCCGAGAAGCTCGGTCACGTCTCGACATCATGTCGCCAGCGGCGAGGGTCTATGACCTGAGATACAAGGTCGGCGTCGACATCCTGTCGGTCATCAACCCTGATAGCAGAGTCGCCACCTATATCCTGAAGCCGGGAGGTGCCGACCGATGA
- a CDS encoding AlpA family transcriptional regulator, protein MTRQFLRLPQVEGRTGLKKSTIYKLIALGQFPPPIKLSPRASAWPSDEVDDWQQRQLDTRNAVA, encoded by the coding sequence ATGACCCGTCAGTTTCTCCGCCTGCCGCAAGTCGAAGGCCGCACCGGACTGAAGAAGTCGACCATCTATAAGCTGATCGCGCTCGGTCAATTCCCGCCACCCATCAAGTTGTCACCGCGCGCGTCGGCGTGGCCTTCCGATGAGGTCGACGACTGGCAGCAACGCCAGCTCGACACCCGCAATGCAGTTGCATGA